In Marivirga salinae, a single window of DNA contains:
- a CDS encoding Rne/Rng family ribonuclease — MSNELVINSTQNGSRIALLNDRNLIEIHYDNKEEQFSVGDIYLGNVRKVMQGLNAAFVDVGYEKDAFLHYHDLGPKVNSLLKYTKFATTRNNTSYKLSKFKLEPEIDKLGKISQVLSKNKQVLVQVIKEPISTKGPRLSCELSLAGRYLVLVPFANGISISKKISTSEERKRLTRLISSIKPENFGVIIRTVAEGKEVAELDTDLRNLLDTWENGVKKLKDAKPKDKIIGEVGRASSILRDMMNESFDNIHVDDEEIFKEIQTYIQKIDPSKEKILKLYNGKNKIFEHFGIERQLKSLFGQSVNIKGGGYLIIEHTEALHVVDVNSGNKSNNEESQEDTALNTNLEAAKEIARQLRLRDMGGIIVVDFIDMKNPDNKKLLFKKMKDFMETDRSKHTVLPLSKFGLMQVTRQRVRPELNIITKENCPTCNGTGKITASILVSDNIEQDLDHLLTKQNEKSLSLAIHPFLYSYYTKGIISLRVKWFFKYGKWIKLIQDSSLALTEYHFMNANQELIEME, encoded by the coding sequence TTGAGCAATGAATTAGTTATTAATTCAACTCAAAATGGCAGTCGTATTGCCCTTCTAAATGATAGGAATCTTATAGAGATTCATTATGATAATAAAGAAGAGCAGTTTAGTGTGGGTGATATTTATTTAGGGAACGTCCGAAAAGTAATGCAAGGCTTAAATGCCGCATTTGTGGATGTAGGTTATGAGAAAGATGCATTTTTGCACTATCATGATCTTGGACCGAAAGTGAACTCACTTTTAAAGTATACTAAATTTGCCACTACTCGTAATAACACCTCATACAAATTAAGTAAGTTCAAATTAGAGCCTGAGATTGACAAATTAGGTAAAATCTCACAGGTGCTCTCCAAGAACAAGCAGGTGTTGGTTCAGGTTATTAAAGAACCTATCTCTACGAAAGGGCCAAGACTATCATGCGAGTTGTCACTAGCAGGAAGGTATTTGGTATTAGTACCATTTGCCAATGGAATAAGCATATCCAAAAAGATATCAACTAGTGAGGAACGTAAAAGACTCACCAGATTAATTTCTTCCATAAAGCCAGAGAACTTTGGCGTAATCATCCGTACTGTTGCCGAAGGTAAAGAGGTAGCTGAATTAGATACGGATTTAAGAAATTTATTAGACACTTGGGAGAATGGAGTTAAGAAACTTAAAGACGCTAAACCGAAGGATAAAATCATCGGTGAAGTAGGCAGAGCTTCTTCTATTCTGAGAGATATGATGAATGAATCTTTCGATAACATCCATGTGGATGATGAAGAAATATTCAAGGAAATTCAGACCTATATCCAGAAAATAGACCCAAGTAAAGAAAAAATCCTAAAACTCTACAACGGGAAGAATAAGATTTTTGAACATTTCGGGATTGAAAGGCAATTAAAATCCTTATTTGGACAATCTGTTAACATAAAAGGTGGCGGATATCTTATTATAGAACATACTGAAGCATTACATGTTGTAGATGTCAATAGTGGTAATAAGTCTAATAATGAAGAAAGCCAAGAAGATACAGCTTTAAATACGAATCTGGAGGCTGCTAAAGAAATAGCACGTCAGTTACGATTGAGAGATATGGGAGGGATTATTGTGGTCGATTTCATCGACATGAAAAATCCTGATAATAAAAAGCTTCTCTTTAAAAAGATGAAGGATTTTATGGAAACAGATCGCTCTAAGCATACTGTTTTACCATTATCTAAATTTGGATTAATGCAGGTGACCCGTCAAAGGGTTAGGCCTGAATTGAATATTATTACAAAAGAAAATTGTCCTACTTGTAATGGAACCGGTAAGATAACCGCTTCCATATTAGTTTCTGATAATATAGAGCAGGATTTGGATCACCTATTGACTAAGCAGAATGAGAAATCATTAAGTCTAGCAATACACCCATTCCTATATTCTTATTACACAAAAGGAATTATTTCCTTACGTGTAAAATGGTTCTTTAAATATGGTAAATGGATTAAGCTAATACAAGATAGTTCTTTAGCCTTAACTGAGTACCATTTTATGAATGCAAATCAGGAATTGATAGAGATGGAATAA
- a CDS encoding tetratricopeptide repeat protein — MLKSRIILIVIAIVLVAVFFSLPKVVVDNENESIDKGAETAENSTSSGETSASSDNNMMTESHSGNIPKEVREDIERLRNSYNLAENQENSIIFADSLADVFRNLNRLDSAAKYVELSHEDNELIGNAYYEAFSFAADVEKANRLAVKTREYLQKVLDENSANNSAKIKLAMTYVSSDNPMKGISMLLEVVEEDPDNEEALFNLGILSVQSGQYSKAIERFEKLLIQHPENIQAEFYLALSLMNNGQKAKAKKLFTEIKNKSNDEQLLAAVESYLNEL, encoded by the coding sequence ATGCTTAAGTCCCGAATCATATTAATTGTTATAGCCATTGTTTTAGTAGCTGTGTTTTTCAGTTTACCTAAAGTAGTGGTGGATAACGAGAATGAAAGTATCGATAAAGGGGCCGAAACAGCAGAAAACAGTACATCTTCAGGGGAAACTTCTGCATCCTCAGATAATAATATGATGACTGAATCTCATTCAGGAAATATCCCTAAAGAGGTTCGGGAAGATATTGAACGGCTAAGAAATAGTTATAATTTGGCTGAGAATCAAGAAAATAGTATTATATTTGCGGATTCTTTAGCTGATGTGTTTCGAAACTTAAATAGGTTAGATAGCGCAGCTAAGTATGTAGAATTGTCTCATGAAGATAATGAATTAATAGGAAACGCCTATTACGAAGCTTTCAGTTTTGCAGCTGATGTTGAAAAAGCAAATAGGTTAGCAGTGAAAACAAGAGAATACTTGCAAAAAGTATTGGATGAAAACTCTGCTAATAACAGTGCTAAAATAAAATTAGCAATGACTTATGTGTCTTCTGACAATCCAATGAAAGGCATTTCGATGCTTTTAGAAGTGGTAGAAGAAGATCCAGATAATGAAGAAGCTCTATTTAACTTAGGTATTCTCTCAGTTCAATCTGGTCAATACAGCAAAGCAATTGAGAGATTTGAAAAGCTTTTAATACAACACCCTGAAAATATTCAGGCAGAATTTTATTTAGCTTTGAGTTTGATGAATAATGGTCAGAAAGCAAAAGCTAAAAAGCTATTTACAGAAATTAAAAATAAAAGTAATGATGAGCAGTTGTTAGCAGCTGTTGAAAGTTACTTGAATGAATTGTAA
- a CDS encoding HU family DNA-binding protein → MTKADVISEISEKTGIDKADVTATVEAFFSVVKDSMADGENIYVRGFGSFVNKKRAKKIARNISKNTAIVIDEHYVPSFKPSKVFVEKIKSSNKITEEV, encoded by the coding sequence GTGACTAAAGCAGACGTTATATCAGAAATTTCTGAAAAAACAGGTATAGACAAGGCAGATGTAACCGCTACAGTAGAAGCATTTTTCTCTGTTGTGAAGGACTCAATGGCTGATGGTGAAAACATTTATGTGAGAGGTTTTGGTAGTTTTGTGAATAAGAAAAGAGCTAAGAAAATTGCTCGTAATATTTCAAAAAACACCGCTATTGTAATTGATGAGCATTATGTGCCTAGCTTTAAGCCATCAAAAGTATTTGTTGAAAAGATCAAAAGCTCAAATAAAATAACTGAAGAAGTTTAA
- a CDS encoding tetratricopeptide repeat protein, which produces MISRFLKVIPPILLLIIVQLHSLLALQNDSLQSLLKNKLSNESFKQEEAIIEFLDISEKLYSQSPTDALFYVNALEEQLESEKDNSGKAYILSKKGTFYWLQGIYYASLNAYFGALKLFEHEKNSIEVIKTLNNIGETYKKQKDYTQSARFIKLALQKVSEVENLSPELILVNLGQLFMLKENYDSANYYLNQILNKDSVSTQSRGFTYLYKGIINHEIRQYDSAQYFLERSLKFWDDINYERGTVESKIEIAKIYLDQNDFERANQYLREAENLAVRINALDLLLNIYQSKIDLFKFKGGKDSLVFYFDKYLETKDSIFNSESRAEINKLSIQYNLSQKEKERYKLALEQAELSNKIENRTQFITILIIVLILAFILILYLRNKSIQLNSAHIKLKQQKEEIEDKQSKISSKSLELARVNKELNSLNNNLEQRVFERTQKLNERNRQIAEFTYYNSHKLRAPVANVLGLINVMELAKDGKIDPVLLKHLKTSATELDKVIFNLKNLLELDEEIDEQ; this is translated from the coding sequence ATGATAAGCCGTTTTTTAAAAGTCATACCGCCTATTTTATTGCTAATTATCGTGCAATTGCATTCATTATTGGCTTTGCAGAATGATTCTTTACAAAGCTTGCTTAAAAACAAGCTCTCAAATGAAAGTTTCAAGCAAGAAGAGGCGATAATTGAATTTCTAGATATTTCTGAAAAACTATACTCACAATCTCCAACAGATGCATTATTTTATGTTAATGCATTAGAGGAACAGTTAGAGTCCGAAAAAGACAATAGTGGAAAAGCTTATATTTTAAGTAAAAAAGGAACTTTCTATTGGCTACAAGGAATATATTATGCGTCTCTTAATGCCTATTTTGGAGCACTTAAATTATTTGAGCACGAAAAGAATTCTATTGAAGTCATTAAAACCTTAAACAATATTGGTGAGACTTATAAAAAACAGAAAGACTATACACAGTCTGCCAGATTTATAAAATTAGCCCTACAAAAAGTAAGTGAAGTTGAGAATCTTTCTCCTGAGTTAATACTAGTAAACTTAGGTCAGTTATTTATGCTCAAAGAAAATTATGATAGCGCTAATTACTATCTCAATCAAATTCTGAATAAAGACAGTGTAAGCACACAATCTAGGGGTTTCACCTACTTATATAAAGGCATTATTAATCATGAAATCAGGCAATATGACTCCGCTCAGTATTTTCTTGAGCGAAGTTTGAAATTTTGGGATGACATAAATTATGAAAGAGGAACTGTTGAAAGTAAAATTGAAATTGCCAAAATCTATCTTGATCAAAATGATTTTGAAAGAGCTAATCAATATCTAAGAGAGGCTGAAAATCTTGCTGTAAGAATTAATGCATTAGATTTATTGCTTAATATATATCAGTCAAAAATTGATTTATTTAAATTTAAAGGAGGCAAAGACTCACTTGTATTTTATTTTGATAAATATCTGGAAACTAAAGATTCTATATTCAATTCAGAATCAAGAGCGGAAATTAATAAATTAAGTATTCAATATAATTTGTCTCAAAAAGAAAAAGAGCGGTATAAATTAGCATTAGAACAAGCAGAATTATCCAATAAAATTGAAAATAGAACACAGTTTATAACTATATTAATCATTGTATTAATATTAGCATTTATTCTCATTTTATATCTCAGAAATAAAAGCATTCAGCTTAATAGTGCTCATATAAAACTTAAACAGCAAAAAGAAGAAATTGAAGATAAACAGAGCAAGATTTCATCGAAATCATTAGAACTGGCTAGAGTGAATAAGGAACTTAACAGCCTCAATAATAATCTAGAACAAAGGGTTTTTGAAAGAACCCAGAAATTAAATGAAAGGAACCGTCAAATTGCTGAATTTACCTATTATAATTCTCATAAACTTCGTGCACCGGTTGCCAATGTATTAGGCCTTATTAATGTGATGGAATTAGCAAAAGATGGAAAAATAGATCCTGTCCTCTTAAAGCATTTGAAAACAAGTGCAACCGAATTGGACAAAGTAATTTTCAATTTAAAAAATCTATTGGAGTTGGATGAAGAAATTGATGAACAATAA
- the mutY gene encoding A/G-specific adenine glycosylase produces the protein MIHSFSNLLINWYNNNQRDLPWRNTSDPYKIWLSEIILQQTRVNQGLPYFNKFVSQYPTVQDLALAPEDEVMRLWQGLGYYSRARNLHECAKSIVKEYNGKFPDTYNELLKLKGIGKYTAAAIASFAFGQAVPVVDGNVFRVLARYFDISEDIAQPKTFTQFFNVANELIPQNQAASFNQALMELGATICTPKKFDCGNCPLAQDCMARIHHKQSELPVKKKKIKVKNRYLYYLIWLNGEKLAMKKRGPKDIWQGLFDFDLIESKIALSTEEIFEEVNKHHSNAEVVEISEPVKHILSHQRLEAVFIELKSNNEKILNDSNLQYYTKQEVEELPKPRLIENYLTRKYF, from the coding sequence ATGATTCATAGCTTCTCAAATCTTCTTATAAATTGGTATAACAATAACCAAAGGGACTTACCTTGGAGAAATACTTCAGACCCTTATAAAATATGGCTTTCTGAAATCATTTTGCAACAAACCAGGGTAAACCAAGGCCTCCCTTATTTTAACAAATTTGTAAGCCAGTATCCTACTGTGCAAGATTTGGCATTGGCACCTGAAGATGAAGTGATGAGACTATGGCAAGGATTGGGCTATTATTCTAGAGCAAGAAATCTACATGAATGTGCTAAATCAATAGTAAAAGAGTATAATGGCAAATTCCCAGATACATATAATGAATTACTGAAACTAAAAGGCATAGGTAAATACACAGCTGCTGCAATAGCATCTTTTGCATTTGGTCAGGCAGTGCCCGTGGTAGATGGAAATGTTTTTAGAGTGCTTGCTCGGTATTTTGATATTTCAGAAGATATTGCTCAACCGAAAACTTTCACCCAATTTTTTAATGTTGCCAACGAATTAATTCCTCAAAATCAAGCCGCTTCGTTCAATCAAGCTTTAATGGAGTTAGGCGCAACGATTTGTACACCAAAGAAATTTGACTGTGGAAATTGTCCTTTAGCTCAAGATTGTATGGCTAGAATTCATCATAAACAATCAGAACTACCTGTTAAAAAGAAAAAGATAAAGGTTAAAAATAGATACCTCTATTATTTGATCTGGCTGAATGGTGAAAAATTGGCAATGAAAAAAAGAGGGCCAAAAGATATTTGGCAAGGCTTATTTGATTTCGACTTAATAGAAAGCAAAATTGCTTTATCGACAGAAGAGATTTTTGAAGAAGTAAATAAACACCACAGCAATGCTGAAGTAGTTGAAATATCTGAACCAGTTAAGCATATACTTTCACATCAGCGATTAGAAGCCGTATTTATTGAACTAAAATCAAACAATGAAAAAATATTGAACGACAGTAATTTACAGTATTATACAAAACAGGAGGTTGAAGAACTTCCAAAACCCAGATTGATTGAGAATTATTTGACAAGAAAATATTTTTAG
- a CDS encoding HAMP domain-containing sensor histidine kinase — MDFFNMTISKSLFNLLIGDKKTLLLTIIFVLVSVRAVSFQINDSLQTASADSIIFHDFDGSNYQASSFNYTSVEDEDGIMYFGNENGLLEFDGSHWRLYRTPNYTPITYLKIVGDKIYTFGSNEFGFFQRNKIGNMIYHPLNDRSTDEIDISYIWKILEHNGDVYFSADSLIFKWDGEILKRIQADNKYLTMYNVEDELLVSFYGKNGGLALLEKDTFNFVNKSFNFQEDYAWEIIQKEDEEWLLFTSENGVFKLDPETYETEVWDNEINQYFLQDSTYLYYVERYQDSLFLGSTWQNGIVLFNDEGDIIRKLDKKSGLLTNYYSYPIEDRRGNIWLTTEVGLQYLEFYNPEEEEFNFKPQTKVRYIKLGDSSVFIRDTNHVLSISENKSNSIDFYFSVPSFFKENLQFSYYLDGFDEDWSEWTNNTRKEYTNLSGGKYTFHLKARSLNNPDLEIQSFEFDIIVPTKWYESYITYVLLAVLLSLLIFGFIKYRTHRLSITNKKLEKIVKKRTSELRSQKERLKQANEELKTINNELDNFVYRSSHDLVAPLKSLRGLISVAEMSDRPEDIREYFKYMNVSITKLEEFIKSIMDFSTNTKKPLEMKPVKMDFILDSIVEDLKFYANADKVKLIRAYNSDFEIKTDPKRLNIVLSNLVTNALKYHDFEKDESPYIKVSAKVKDNSYVIEVEDNGSGIPEEYQSKIFEMFFRAHQGIEGSGLGLYIVVDTLNVLKGTIDFTSKTRKGTKFTILLPFVN; from the coding sequence TTGGATTTTTTTAACATGACGATCAGTAAATCATTGTTTAATTTATTAATTGGGGATAAAAAAACATTGTTACTCACAATAATTTTTGTGCTAGTGTCTGTTCGTGCAGTATCTTTTCAGATTAATGATTCCCTTCAAACAGCATCCGCTGATTCAATAATATTTCATGATTTTGATGGATCCAACTATCAAGCAAGTTCTTTTAATTATACCTCAGTTGAGGATGAAGATGGCATTATGTATTTTGGAAATGAAAATGGATTGTTAGAATTTGATGGAAGCCATTGGCGATTATACAGAACACCCAATTATACACCTATTACTTATCTAAAGATCGTAGGAGATAAAATTTATACATTCGGCAGTAATGAGTTTGGTTTCTTTCAAAGAAATAAAATTGGAAATATGATCTATCATCCCTTGAACGATAGGTCAACTGATGAAATTGATATCTCTTATATTTGGAAAATACTGGAACACAACGGAGATGTTTATTTTAGTGCAGATAGTTTAATATTTAAATGGGATGGTGAGATTTTGAAAAGAATTCAAGCTGACAATAAATATTTAACGATGTATAATGTTGAAGATGAATTGTTAGTTTCTTTTTATGGTAAAAATGGAGGTTTAGCTTTACTCGAAAAAGATACTTTTAATTTTGTAAATAAGAGTTTTAATTTCCAAGAAGATTATGCTTGGGAAATCATTCAAAAGGAAGATGAAGAATGGTTATTGTTTACTTCAGAAAATGGGGTTTTTAAGCTAGATCCTGAAACCTATGAAACGGAGGTGTGGGATAATGAAATAAATCAATACTTCTTACAGGATAGTACTTACTTATATTATGTTGAAAGGTATCAGGATTCTTTATTTTTAGGTTCAACTTGGCAAAATGGAATTGTACTTTTTAATGATGAAGGAGATATCATTAGGAAGTTAGATAAAAAATCTGGTTTATTAACTAATTACTATTCATATCCTATTGAGGATAGAAGAGGTAATATTTGGCTAACTACAGAGGTTGGGTTGCAATATTTGGAATTCTATAATCCAGAAGAAGAAGAATTTAATTTTAAACCGCAGACTAAAGTTAGATATATTAAACTTGGCGACAGCTCCGTTTTTATAAGAGATACTAATCATGTTTTATCTATTTCGGAAAATAAAAGTAATTCAATTGACTTTTACTTTTCTGTACCTAGCTTTTTTAAAGAAAATTTACAGTTTTCCTATTATTTGGATGGCTTTGATGAAGACTGGTCAGAATGGACCAATAATACGCGTAAAGAATATACAAATTTATCTGGTGGTAAATATACTTTTCATCTTAAAGCTAGAAGTCTTAATAACCCAGATTTAGAAATTCAATCATTTGAGTTTGATATTATAGTACCCACTAAATGGTATGAAAGTTATATCACTTATGTGCTACTTGCGGTGTTATTAAGCTTGTTAATTTTTGGGTTTATTAAATACCGTACGCATAGATTAAGCATTACCAACAAGAAACTTGAGAAAATAGTAAAAAAGAGAACCTCAGAGCTTCGTTCTCAAAAAGAACGCTTAAAACAAGCAAACGAAGAATTAAAAACAATTAATAATGAACTAGATAATTTTGTTTATCGATCGTCTCATGATTTAGTGGCTCCTTTGAAATCTTTAAGAGGCTTAATTTCGGTAGCAGAGATGTCTGACAGACCAGAAGATATTAGAGAATATTTCAAATACATGAATGTCAGCATTACTAAACTGGAGGAATTTATAAAAAGCATTATGGATTTTTCCACTAATACTAAAAAGCCACTTGAAATGAAACCTGTTAAAATGGATTTCATATTAGATAGTATAGTGGAGGATTTGAAATTTTATGCAAATGCAGATAAAGTTAAGTTAATAAGGGCTTATAATTCTGATTTTGAAATAAAAACTGATCCCAAAAGGTTGAATATTGTATTGAGTAATTTGGTAACTAATGCCTTGAAATACCATGATTTTGAAAAAGATGAATCTCCGTATATTAAAGTGAGTGCAAAAGTTAAAGACAATTCTTATGTGATCGAAGTGGAGGATAATGGATCAGGAATTCCGGAAGAATATCAAAGTAAGATATTTGAAATGTTTTTTAGAGCTCATCAAGGTATTGAAGGTTCAGGGTTAGGGCTTTATATAGTGGTAGATACTCTAAATGTATTGAAAGGTACTATTGATTTTACTTCTAAAACTAGAAAAGGGACCAAGTTTACAATCCTACTTCCTTTTGTGAATTAA